In Miscanthus floridulus cultivar M001 unplaced genomic scaffold, ASM1932011v1 os_2610_1_2, whole genome shotgun sequence, one DNA window encodes the following:
- the LOC136535175 gene encoding uncharacterized protein codes for MDILYQCKEVLKIQKFRRMVSYAGFYCFTALITYAYTSNTTRAGISRADQYYASYPAGTELLTDTAKLYKAALGNCFEIDEWGPIEFSIMARHFDRQGKPPYAYHAQYLAHLLSHGQLDGSG; via the exons ATGGATATCCTTTATCAGTGTAAGGAGGTTTTGAAGATCCAGAAGTTTCGGCGTATGGTGTCATATGCTGGATTCTACTGCTTCACTGCCCTCATTACTTATGCTTACACAAGCAATAC GACAAGGGCTGGGATCTCAAGGGCTGACCAGTATTATGCCTCGTACCCTGCTGGTACTGAGCTACTAACTGACACTGCAAAG CTTTACAAGGCTGCATTAGGCAATTGTTTTGAAATAGACGAATGGGGTCCAATAGAGTTCTCCATCATGGCGAGGCATTTTGACCGGCAAGGGAAACCACCATATGCCTACCATGCT CAATATCTGGCACACCTCCTCTCCCATGGGCAGCTTGACGGAAGCGGTTAA